From the Synechococcus sp. HK01-R genome, one window contains:
- a CDS encoding HlyD family efflux transporter periplasmic adaptor subunit, translating to MGLFKRTQAALHSRPVDYQEVRLKPAPVWSQAVVWSIIGTASLGFVYAAFAKIDEVVVANGTLQAIGASRPIMSPAPGVVDEIYVKEGQSVRAGEPLLKFDPEVNETRQAALLEQLRLERQRFNEQERAYEAREQSLESRTRSLEASLQTEQIILTQIEPLVRQGGIQGVQSLQQKNKIQQLRSEIAQSQANLREVQAELVKLRQESLRNLSDLERQLFEVNKSLDYEELRAPVGGMVFELKPSSPGYAAQANETLLKVVPRGTLEAKVFLTNRDVGFVKPGQAAQIRIDAFPFTQFGAIPGRLKSIGTDSLPPDQQNPLPRFPAYVSLNRLYLEKSGTRHQVSSGQTVSVNLIVRDKRVITLLTDAVQRALDALRQIRSPAG from the coding sequence ATGGGTCTTTTTAAGCGAACGCAAGCCGCTCTTCATTCTCGCCCGGTTGATTACCAGGAGGTGCGGCTTAAGCCCGCCCCTGTATGGAGTCAAGCGGTGGTGTGGTCGATTATTGGCACAGCTTCACTTGGATTTGTGTATGCGGCCTTCGCCAAGATCGACGAGGTTGTTGTGGCAAACGGCACCTTGCAAGCGATTGGTGCCTCTCGGCCGATTATGAGCCCAGCACCAGGGGTTGTCGATGAGATCTATGTGAAGGAAGGGCAATCCGTTCGAGCAGGCGAGCCGCTACTCAAATTTGACCCCGAGGTGAATGAAACCCGACAGGCTGCTTTGCTCGAGCAGCTCCGGTTGGAGCGCCAGCGCTTTAATGAGCAGGAGCGGGCCTATGAGGCACGAGAGCAGAGCCTTGAATCTCGCACTCGCAGCCTGGAAGCATCTCTTCAGACTGAACAAATCATTTTAACGCAAATTGAGCCGTTGGTTCGTCAGGGAGGGATCCAGGGGGTTCAGTCTTTACAGCAGAAAAACAAGATCCAGCAGTTGCGCTCGGAGATTGCTCAATCGCAAGCGAATCTGCGCGAGGTCCAGGCAGAGCTTGTCAAGCTGCGCCAGGAATCGTTGCGTAACCTCAGCGACCTCGAGCGCCAACTGTTTGAGGTGAACAAGTCTCTTGATTACGAAGAGCTGCGGGCCCCAGTCGGAGGGATGGTGTTTGAACTCAAACCATCGAGCCCTGGTTATGCCGCCCAAGCGAACGAGACCTTGCTTAAAGTTGTGCCTCGAGGCACACTGGAGGCCAAGGTATTTCTCACGAACCGCGATGTTGGCTTTGTGAAACCTGGTCAGGCCGCTCAAATTCGGATTGATGCCTTCCCCTTTACTCAGTTTGGAGCCATTCCTGGTCGCTTAAAAAGCATCGGCACTGACTCTCTCCCTCCTGATCAGCAGAATCCCCTGCCTCGTTTTCCTGCTTATGTATCGCTCAATCGACTCTATCTTGAGAAGAGTGGTACAAGGCACCAGGTGAGTTCGGGGCAGACCGTGTCGGTGAATCTGATTGTGCGTGATAAGCGTGTGATTACTCTGCTCACTGATGCGGTGCAGCGTGCTTTGGATGCGCTGCGCCAGATCCGCTCCCCTGCGGGCTGA